From a region of the Balaenoptera musculus isolate JJ_BM4_2016_0621 chromosome 15, mBalMus1.pri.v3, whole genome shotgun sequence genome:
- the AP5S1 gene encoding AP-5 complex subunit sigma-1, translating to MVHVFLIHTLRATKAEEGLCRVLYSCFFGTENSPNDPQPHGAERDRLLRKEQILAVARQVESMCQLQQQACGRPAVDLQPQSSDDPVRLHESPCGAFRLTAGDPFQEPRTVVWLGVLSLGFALVLNAHENLLLAEGTLRLLARLLLEHLRLLVPTANLLLRADCIEGILARFLPHGQLLFLNDQFVQGLEKEFSAAWTR from the exons ATGGTCCATGTCTTCCTCATCCACACCTTGCGGGCCACGAAGGCTGAGGAGGGCCTTTGCCGAGTGCTCTACTCCTGCTTCTTTGGTACCGAGAATTCACCCAACGACCCACAGCCACATGGTGCTGAGAGGGACAGGCTCCTCCGAAAGGAGCAGATTTTGGCCGTGGCCAG GCAGGTGGAGTCCATGTGCCAACTGCAGCAGCAGGCGTGCGGCCGGCCTGCTGTGGACCTGCAGCCCCAGTCCTCAGATGACCCAGTGCGCCTGCATGAGTCCCCATGTGGGGCCTTCCGCCTGACGGCAGGGGACCCTTTCCAGGAGCCTCGGACGGTGGTGTGGCTAGGCGTGCTCTCATTAGGCTTCGCCCTGGTGCTGAATGCCCACGAGAACCTGCTGCTGGCAGAGGGCACGCTTCGGCTGCTGGCCCGCCTTCTCCTTGAGCACCTCCGGCTGCTGGTCCCCACTGCCAACCTCCTGCTACGGGCCGACTGCATCGAGGGCATCCTCGCCCGCTTTCTGCCCCATGGTCAGCTGCTATTCCTCAATGACCAGTTTGTCCAGGGTCTGGAGAAAGAATTCAGTGCTGCCTGGACCCGCTGA